The following are encoded in a window of Carya illinoinensis cultivar Pawnee chromosome 15, C.illinoinensisPawnee_v1, whole genome shotgun sequence genomic DNA:
- the LOC122297258 gene encoding uncharacterized protein LOC122297258 isoform X1, with amino-acid sequence MEGGDNILEAIYEEDNLEDIDDVEMLDVEEGELLDPNPQNEKGLSSGGDVNLVSPGSQNKNHKRRASKKKNKKKKGGTGPNVTDINRFVLDTCRFLKEKKSYMVYAAVGCLGISALSDLVKEVDAIQTCGGQMTADGSRSRTGGGILWRIIKAREPKAYKVIMNKAKEFEHCIVADLKLSKQFKQPSIRQGTKQKKDGGSEGTADAFMNGNAVSLSDGSQLISNVQNQQEQLNTGIKRVPVHDRLRIPVSYDDDLLGQDTKDDAAT; translated from the exons ATGGAGGGAGGAGACAACATATTGGAAGCCATCTACGAAGAGGATAACCTAGAAGACATCGACGATGTTGAGATGCTTGATGTGGAAGAAGGAGAGTTACTGGATCCTAATCCACAAAATGAGAAGGGACTAAGCAGTGGTGGAGATGTGAATTTAGTAAGTCCAggatctcaaaataaaaaccaCAAGCGCAGGGCaagtaagaagaagaataagaaaaagaagggtGGCACAGGGCCGAATGTTACAGATATAAACAG GTTTGTGTTAGATACATGTAGGTTTCTGAAAGAGAAGAAATCATATATGGTATATGCGGCTGTTGGTTGCTTGGGAATTTCTGCACTAAGTGATCTCGTCAAGGAG GTGGATGCGATTCAAACTTGTGGAGGTCAGATGACTGCAGATGGCAGCCGCTCTCGAACTGGTGGTGGCATATTATGGCGCATCATTAAAGCACGAGAACCAAAAGCCTATAAAGTGATAATGAATAAGGCAAAGGAGTTTGAG CATTGCATTGTTGCGGACCTGAAATTATCG AAGCAATTCAAACAACCAAGTATTAGGCAAGgaacaaagcaaaagaaagacgGTGGTTCAGAAGGAACTGCCGATGCATTTATGAATGGGAATGCAGTCAGTTTGTCTGATGGTTCGCAGCTCATATCCAATGTGCAGAATCAACAAGAGCAGTTGAATACTGGAATTAAACGAGTACCTGTTCATGATAGGTTAAGGATACCTGTCTCATATGATGATGACCTTCTAGGACAAGATACCAAGGATGATGCAGCAACTTGA
- the LOC122297258 gene encoding uncharacterized protein LOC122297258 isoform X2, which translates to MEGGDNILEAIYEEDNLEDIDDVEMLDVEEGELLDPNPQNEKGLSSGGDVNLVSPGSQNKNHKRRASKKKNKKKKGGTGPNVTDINRFVLDTCRFLKEKKSYMVYAAVGCLGISALSDLVKEVDAIQTCGGQMTADGSRSRTGGGILWRIIKAREPKAYKVIMNKAKEFEKQFKQPSIRQGTKQKKDGGSEGTADAFMNGNAVSLSDGSQLISNVQNQQEQLNTGIKRVPVHDRLRIPVSYDDDLLGQDTKDDAAT; encoded by the exons ATGGAGGGAGGAGACAACATATTGGAAGCCATCTACGAAGAGGATAACCTAGAAGACATCGACGATGTTGAGATGCTTGATGTGGAAGAAGGAGAGTTACTGGATCCTAATCCACAAAATGAGAAGGGACTAAGCAGTGGTGGAGATGTGAATTTAGTAAGTCCAggatctcaaaataaaaaccaCAAGCGCAGGGCaagtaagaagaagaataagaaaaagaagggtGGCACAGGGCCGAATGTTACAGATATAAACAG GTTTGTGTTAGATACATGTAGGTTTCTGAAAGAGAAGAAATCATATATGGTATATGCGGCTGTTGGTTGCTTGGGAATTTCTGCACTAAGTGATCTCGTCAAGGAG GTGGATGCGATTCAAACTTGTGGAGGTCAGATGACTGCAGATGGCAGCCGCTCTCGAACTGGTGGTGGCATATTATGGCGCATCATTAAAGCACGAGAACCAAAAGCCTATAAAGTGATAATGAATAAGGCAAAGGAGTTTGAG AAGCAATTCAAACAACCAAGTATTAGGCAAGgaacaaagcaaaagaaagacgGTGGTTCAGAAGGAACTGCCGATGCATTTATGAATGGGAATGCAGTCAGTTTGTCTGATGGTTCGCAGCTCATATCCAATGTGCAGAATCAACAAGAGCAGTTGAATACTGGAATTAAACGAGTACCTGTTCATGATAGGTTAAGGATACCTGTCTCATATGATGATGACCTTCTAGGACAAGATACCAAGGATGATGCAGCAACTTGA
- the LOC122295684 gene encoding probable protein phosphatase 2C 72, which produces MGICGSVESREIHDAEDGNENVIFLQGNKVSNGALVLCSLYSKQGSKGLNQDAAILHQGYGVEDGALCGVFDGHGKNGHVVSKLVCNHLPSLLLTQKSSLSKINTAVADDDSLQNHMEGIDDESMPSKSFHTWKEACITAFKAMDKEIKLQENLDCSSSGTTAVVAIRQGEDLVIANLGDSRAVLGMMTENGVTAFQLTTDLKPGLPCEAERIKNCNGRVAALKQEPHIQRVWLPHEDTPGLAMSRAFGDFVLKDHGIIAIPDVYYHRLTSNDQFIILATDGVWDVLSNDQVAAIVWAAESEQAAARVVVEAATTAWRKKHPTAKVDDCSVVCLFLQKK; this is translated from the exons ATGGGAATCTGCGGATCTGTTGAATCCCGGGAGATTCATGATGCTGAGGATGgcaatgaaaatgtgatattctTGCAAGGAAATAAAGTTTCTAATGGAGCTCTGGTCCTTTGTTCTCTTTACTCTAAGCAAGGGAGCAAAGGACTAAACCAAGATGCTGCCATTCTTCACCAG GGCTATGGAGTGGAAGACGGAGCTTTATGTGGTGTTTTTGATGGGCATGGGAAGAATGGTCATGTAGTGAGCAAGCTAGTATGTAACCACCTGCCTTCACTCTTAttaacccaaaagagctctctctcAAAGATTAATACAGCAGTAGCAGATGATGATAGTTTGCAAAATCATATGGAGGGAATAGATGATGAATCAATGCCAAGCAAGAGTTTCCATACATGGAAAGAGGCTTGTATCACTGCCTTCAAGGCCATGGACAAGGAGATAAAGCTGCAAGAGAATTTGGACTGCTCTTCTAGTGGAACCACTGCAGTAGTTGCTATAAGACAG GGTGAAGATCTTGTTATAGCTAATCTTGGGGATTCAAGGGCAGTCTTAGGAATGATGACCGAGAATGGAGTCACGGCCTTTCAGTTAACCACAGACTTAAAGCCAGGCTTACCTT GTGAAGCAGAAAGAATAAAGAACTGCAATGGCCGGGTGGCCGCACTGAAACAAGAACCACACATCCAACGAGTGTGGCTGCCCCACGAAGACACTCCGGGCCTAGCCATGTCACGAGCCTTTGGAGACTTCGTACTCAAAGACCATGGCATTATTGCCATCCCTGATGTCTACTATCACCGCCTAACTTCTAATGACCAATTCATTATCCTTGCAACTGATGGG GTCTGGGATGTTCTCAGTAATGACCAAGTTGCAGCCATTGTTTGGGCTGCAGAGAGTGAACAGGCAGCAGCAAGAGTTGTGGTGGAGGCGGCTACCACAGCATGGAGGAAGAAGCACCCTACTGCAAAAGTAGATGACTGCAGTGTGGTTTGCCTCTTTTTGCAAAAAAAGTAA